The following proteins come from a genomic window of Kocuria palustris:
- a CDS encoding WYL domain-containing protein, with protein sequence MTDPTSRALSLLRLLQVRRSWQVDELAAELGVTPRTVRRDIARLRELGYTVNSGGGLYGGYHLGQGGLLPPLALDLDQAVAVALALTDAAAAGGAHADAALQALHLLQEIVPPRVRRRLRGLSEASEAGIPHRTADAAAIDPKSLLHCMDAIQQRLMLGFAYTDRHGQRTDRRVEPHWLVPVRGRWMLVAYDPAREDWRTFSFDRLSEPEILLRHCTPRPGLNEVLARLDEPTPPTAWRHQVVVLIHAPLGEVVATMPRLAGHLQPVGESETEFRTGAEDPDDAARWLSTLRQDFTVLGDEEVHQAMRRLSDRLGRSVADSTG encoded by the coding sequence GTGACCGATCCCACCTCCCGAGCCCTCTCCCTGCTCAGGCTTCTGCAGGTGCGCCGCTCCTGGCAGGTGGACGAGCTCGCCGCCGAGCTCGGGGTGACTCCCCGGACGGTGCGCCGCGACATCGCCCGGCTGCGCGAGCTGGGCTACACCGTGAACTCCGGCGGCGGCCTCTACGGCGGATACCACCTGGGTCAAGGCGGCCTGCTGCCTCCGCTGGCGCTCGACCTGGACCAGGCCGTGGCCGTCGCGCTCGCCCTGACCGACGCCGCCGCAGCCGGAGGAGCACATGCGGACGCGGCTCTGCAGGCGCTGCACCTTCTCCAGGAGATCGTGCCTCCTCGGGTGAGGCGCCGACTGCGGGGGCTCAGCGAAGCCTCCGAGGCAGGGATCCCCCACCGCACCGCCGATGCCGCTGCCATCGACCCGAAGTCACTGCTGCACTGCATGGATGCCATCCAGCAGCGGCTCATGCTCGGCTTCGCCTACACGGATCGTCACGGCCAGCGCACGGACAGGCGCGTGGAGCCGCACTGGCTGGTGCCGGTGCGAGGGAGATGGATGCTGGTGGCCTACGACCCCGCACGGGAGGACTGGCGCACCTTCAGCTTCGACCGGCTGAGCGAGCCGGAGATCCTCCTGCGGCACTGCACGCCGCGTCCCGGCCTGAATGAAGTGCTGGCGCGTCTCGACGAGCCCACGCCGCCCACCGCCTGGCGGCATCAGGTCGTCGTGCTGATCCACGCACCGCTCGGCGAGGTCGTGGCGACCATGCCCCGCCTGGCAGGGCACCTGCAGCCCGTCGGGGAGTCCGAGACCGAGTTCCGCACCGGCGCCGAGGATCCCGACGACGCGGCGAGGTGGCTGAGCACGCTGCGGCAGGACTTCACCGTGCT
- a CDS encoding DUF664 domain-containing protein, with the protein MGFLTPSAVGEHDVLRTYALQQLAQMRTTVHDLSDEQAHAAPNASVLNLTGLLLHTSAVGVYWSALAAAAPGAPVLPEDLSEDPSLDSLIADARPLSEVLEQFDRHVALTAQNLDEAAELDALVPVPTSPWIPEDVTHWEVRWCLAHIAAEVARHAGHADLLRETLDGRGSFELNDAADGEA; encoded by the coding sequence ATGGGATTCCTGACCCCGAGCGCCGTCGGCGAGCACGACGTCCTGCGCACCTACGCGCTGCAGCAGCTCGCCCAGATGCGCACCACCGTCCATGACCTGAGCGATGAGCAGGCCCATGCCGCACCCAACGCCTCGGTCCTGAACCTCACCGGCCTGCTGCTGCACACCTCGGCCGTGGGGGTGTACTGGTCCGCGCTCGCGGCTGCGGCGCCCGGGGCGCCCGTCCTTCCGGAGGATCTGTCGGAGGACCCGTCCTTGGACTCACTCATCGCAGACGCCCGGCCCCTGAGCGAGGTCCTGGAGCAGTTCGACCGTCACGTGGCCCTCACCGCGCAGAACCTCGACGAGGCCGCCGAGCTGGATGCGCTCGTGCCCGTCCCGACCTCGCCCTGGATCCCCGAGGACGTCACGCACTGGGAGGTGCGGTGGTGCCTGGCTCACATCGCGGCCGAGGTCGCCCGTCATGCGGGGCACGCGGACCTTCTCCGGGAGACGCTGGACGGGAGGGGCTCCTTCGAGCTCAATGATGCGGCCGACGGGGAGGCCTGA